Proteins from a genomic interval of Bacteroidota bacterium:
- a CDS encoding divalent metal cation transporter — MKRWAVVLLWSVIAAAFVGPGTVTTAAAAGARYGLALLWTLGFSLVACWVLQEAAARLAIQSGLPLGEALRARFSGPSGWLVRGLALGAIVLGCAAFQVGNILGAVAGLELALAVSGLPLAIAVALCSGLLLWIGTIATLTRLLGALVAFMGVAFFLTAWRVHPPDWTWLKGLLWPALPSGAEALAVGLVGTTVVPYNLFLGSRLARGQDLGLTRLGLAVSIAVGVFISMAILVTGSAISGAFSYRALAEALASQLGPWARTLFALGLFAAGFSSALTAPTAAAITARGILARNPARWTERSAPYRAVLFGVWAVGVLFGLLGVRPIPAILAAQALNGVLLPIAAVFLWLSANDPALMGPARNGLWANALTALIVSVATMLGLQHVLSAARTAGLWALSEAASVRIAGLMALLVTALACWKLLSRRNRP; from the coding sequence ATGAAGCGCTGGGCGGTCGTTCTGCTCTGGTCTGTGATCGCGGCCGCCTTTGTGGGGCCGGGCACGGTGACGACGGCCGCGGCCGCCGGGGCCCGGTATGGACTTGCGCTGCTTTGGACGCTAGGCTTTTCGCTGGTGGCCTGCTGGGTGCTGCAAGAGGCCGCCGCGCGGCTTGCGATTCAATCCGGCCTCCCCTTGGGTGAGGCCCTGCGTGCGCGTTTCAGCGGGCCTTCCGGTTGGCTTGTGCGCGGCCTCGCCTTAGGTGCCATCGTGTTGGGCTGCGCCGCCTTTCAAGTGGGCAACATCCTGGGCGCCGTGGCCGGCCTAGAGCTCGCCTTAGCCGTTTCGGGCCTTCCGCTTGCGATCGCTGTAGCCCTCTGCTCGGGGCTTCTGTTGTGGATCGGAACGATCGCCACGCTCACGCGCCTGCTCGGGGCCCTAGTGGCCTTCATGGGGGTGGCATTTTTCCTGACGGCCTGGCGCGTACACCCGCCGGATTGGACCTGGCTAAAGGGGCTGCTTTGGCCCGCCCTACCCTCTGGAGCCGAGGCCCTGGCCGTGGGGCTTGTGGGCACCACGGTTGTGCCCTACAACCTGTTTCTGGGCTCGCGCCTGGCGCGGGGTCAGGACCTGGGGCTTACGCGCCTGGGGCTGGCCGTGTCCATCGCGGTCGGCGTGTTCATCTCCATGGCGATCCTGGTGACGGGTTCGGCCATCTCGGGGGCCTTCTCGTATCGGGCCCTTGCGGAGGCGCTCGCCTCCCAACTTGGCCCCTGGGCCCGGACCTTGTTCGCCTTGGGGCTTTTTGCGGCGGGCTTTAGCTCCGCCCTTACCGCGCCCACGGCCGCCGCCATCACCGCACGCGGGATTTTGGCCCGAAATCCGGCCAGATGGACCGAGCGCAGCGCACCCTACCGGGCCGTGCTCTTCGGCGTATGGGCCGTGGGGGTGCTGTTCGGCCTTCTGGGAGTGCGCCCCATACCGGCCATTCTGGCGGCCCAGGCCTTAAATGGGGTGCTACTGCCTATCGCGGCCGTCTTTCTGTGGCTGTCCGCCAACGATCCTGCGCTTATGGGCCCGGCCCGCAACGGGCTGTGGGCGAACGCGCTCACGGCCCTAATCGTGTCCGTGGCCACGATGCTGGGCCTACAGCATGTGCTGAGCGCCGCGCGCACGGCCGGGCTCTGGGCCCTTTCTGAGGCCGCCTCCGTGCGCATAGCCGGCCTGATGGCGCTTCTCGTAACGGCCCTGGCTTGCTGGAAGCTCCTTAGCCGGCGCAACCGCCCATGA
- a CDS encoding hydantoinase B/oxoprolinase family protein, producing the protein MDAVRLEIFRHLLASVAEEMGAVLRRSAFSPNIKERRDFSCALFTPRGELLAQAAHIPVHLGAMPLSVQACLEAFPELEPGDAVLLNDPFRGGTHLPDLTLVHPVFVAGRLWGFVASRAHHADIGGMQPGSMPLAREIYQEGLVIPPVKLLQAGRPNPAVWELILANVRTPEERRGDLRAQLAAGERGVARFEELVRKYGPELEAAMEALLDYAERLMRRFLSELPDGTYRFEDALDDDGFSREPLPIRVAVTISGSEATVDFSGTAPQCAGPLNAVRAITVSAVYYVFRALIGQDVPTNAGCLRPIRILTEPGSLLDARPPAAVAGGNVETSQRIVDVVLGALAQALPDRIPAASQGTMNNWSIGGWDPFRQRPYAYYETLAGGAGAMPDRDGSSAVHTHMTNTLNTPVEALEYAYPFRITRYGIRDGSGGRGLRHGGDGLVRELELLAPAQITILAERRRRPPYGLAGGEPGAPGKAIWIHQGRRRRLSGKVSFWAQAGDRIRIETPGGGGWGAPAKSRYGSGASVK; encoded by the coding sequence ATGGACGCCGTGCGGCTGGAGATCTTCCGGCATCTTCTGGCCTCCGTGGCCGAGGAAATGGGGGCTGTGCTGCGTCGATCCGCCTTCTCGCCCAACATTAAGGAGCGTCGCGATTTCTCCTGCGCGCTCTTTACGCCTAGGGGAGAACTGCTGGCGCAGGCCGCGCATATCCCCGTACACCTGGGCGCCATGCCCCTCTCCGTGCAGGCTTGCCTGGAGGCCTTTCCAGAGCTTGAGCCGGGCGATGCGGTGCTGCTCAACGACCCCTTCCGAGGGGGCACGCACCTGCCGGATCTCACGCTTGTACATCCCGTCTTCGTAGCAGGTCGGCTCTGGGGCTTTGTGGCAAGCCGGGCCCATCATGCCGACATCGGGGGCATGCAGCCGGGTTCGATGCCGCTGGCGCGCGAGATCTACCAGGAGGGCTTGGTGATCCCGCCGGTCAAGCTGCTGCAAGCCGGCCGCCCCAACCCGGCGGTTTGGGAGCTGATCCTGGCAAACGTGCGTACCCCGGAGGAGCGCCGCGGGGACCTGCGGGCCCAGCTGGCCGCAGGCGAGCGCGGCGTGGCCCGCTTCGAGGAGCTTGTGCGCAAATACGGCCCCGAACTCGAAGCCGCCATGGAGGCGCTGCTGGATTACGCCGAGCGCCTTATGCGCCGGTTTCTGTCCGAACTGCCCGACGGCACCTATCGCTTTGAAGACGCCCTAGATGACGACGGCTTCTCCCGAGAGCCGCTGCCGATTCGGGTGGCCGTCACGATATCCGGATCCGAGGCCACGGTTGATTTCTCCGGCACCGCCCCGCAATGCGCAGGCCCCCTGAACGCGGTGCGGGCCATCACGGTATCGGCCGTCTATTACGTCTTTCGGGCGCTCATCGGCCAGGATGTGCCCACAAACGCGGGCTGCCTGCGTCCGATTCGGATCCTAACCGAGCCCGGATCGCTTCTGGACGCCCGACCCCCCGCGGCCGTGGCCGGCGGCAACGTGGAGACCTCGCAGCGGATCGTAGACGTGGTTTTGGGGGCCCTGGCGCAGGCGCTTCCGGATCGCATACCGGCCGCCTCGCAGGGCACGATGAACAACTGGAGTATCGGAGGCTGGGATCCGTTTCGCCAGCGCCCCTACGCCTACTACGAAACCCTAGCTGGCGGGGCCGGGGCCATGCCGGATCGGGACGGCAGCTCGGCCGTGCACACGCACATGACCAACACGCTCAACACCCCGGTTGAAGCGCTCGAGTACGCTTATCCGTTTCGCATCACCCGCTACGGGATCCGAGATGGCTCCGGGGGCCGAGGCCTGCGCCACGGAGGCGATGGCCTGGTGCGGGAGCTTGAGCTGCTGGCCCCGGCTCAGATCACGATCCTGGCCGAACGAAGGCGCCGGCCCCCCTACGGGCTCGCAGGCGGGGAGCCGGGCGCGCCCGGAAAGGCGATCTGGATACATCAGGGCCGGCGACGCCGGCTTTCCGGCAAAGTCAGCTTCTGGGCCCAGGCGGGAGATCGGATTCGGATCGAAACCCCGGGCGGCGGCGGATGGGGCGCTCCCGCAAAAAGCCGCTACGGCTCCGGGGCGAGCGTAAAGTAA
- a CDS encoding PAS domain S-box protein, whose product MKGEALRFGRIIRRLPLAYILGGVIWIGASDFLLGQRFWRFQIVKDMAFVLASGLILYVLLRQVQRAYERAQEGEPRLRDLLEVPHVGIALLDLEGRIRFVNRCLAELWGRQPEELLGQEILQLTYPDDRAHTEQMLLRLCSEQTETLRYEKRFLRADGGFFWALVACRLTRSVDPQSSAQILKVVLDVSEQKELEERLRRSEALYRYMFEHNPHAMWIYDVQTHRFLAVNETALRRYGYSREEFLELTLFDIRPREDWERLRSSLARNLPGTEFSGLWRHLRKDGSLLWVDLTSHPINWEGREARLVVAVDVTAIKALKEALQESEERFRTLAEQTAAAVLVYQGGRIAYANPACEHVLGYRLEHLPRLRFWQILPPEERKLLPLRKLARGDELRLRHAELRVRDANGQLRWVDLTVGPISWQGKPALIFTALDITDRKRVEAELAQLNRELERRVRERTAALEAALRELEAFSYSVSHDLRAPLRAIDGFSQALLEDYGDRFDPEARYYLDRIRAGAQRMGLLIDDLLRLSRISRVELVRERVHLSALAREIAELLQQSDPQRAVLWKIADDLFVEGDAGLLRLLLQNLLENAWKYTRTRPQAYIELGVLRGSGSPIYYVRDNGIGFDPAQAERIFQPFTRLEPDYEGTGVGLATVERIVRRHGGRIWAEGRPGEGATFYFTLAPEP is encoded by the coding sequence ATGAAAGGGGAAGCCCTCCGGTTCGGTCGCATCATCCGGCGTCTGCCTTTGGCCTACATCTTAGGGGGGGTGATTTGGATCGGCGCTTCGGATTTTCTGCTCGGTCAGCGGTTTTGGAGGTTTCAGATCGTAAAAGATATGGCCTTTGTGTTGGCAAGCGGTCTAATCTTGTACGTTTTGCTGCGCCAGGTCCAGAGGGCTTACGAGCGGGCTCAAGAGGGCGAGCCTCGGCTTCGGGATCTGCTCGAGGTGCCCCATGTGGGGATCGCCCTTTTAGACCTAGAAGGGCGGATTCGGTTCGTTAACCGCTGCCTGGCGGAGCTATGGGGCCGCCAGCCGGAGGAGCTCTTAGGACAGGAGATCCTACAGCTGACCTATCCGGACGATCGGGCTCATACAGAGCAGATGCTGCTACGGCTGTGCTCCGAACAGACCGAGACGCTCCGCTACGAGAAGCGCTTCCTGCGAGCCGATGGCGGCTTTTTCTGGGCGCTTGTGGCTTGCCGACTGACACGAAGCGTCGACCCGCAGAGCTCTGCGCAAATCCTCAAGGTGGTCCTAGACGTATCCGAGCAAAAGGAGCTAGAGGAGCGCCTGCGCCGCTCCGAGGCTCTGTATCGGTATATGTTTGAGCACAACCCGCATGCGATGTGGATATACGATGTGCAGACGCATCGCTTTTTGGCCGTCAACGAAACGGCGCTGCGGCGGTACGGCTACAGCCGCGAAGAGTTTCTGGAGCTTACGCTCTTCGACATCCGACCCCGAGAGGACTGGGAGCGGTTGCGCAGCTCGCTTGCGCGCAACTTGCCGGGCACGGAGTTTTCCGGGCTTTGGCGGCATCTACGCAAGGACGGCTCTCTGCTGTGGGTTGACCTCACCTCCCATCCCATAAACTGGGAGGGTCGAGAGGCCCGGCTCGTGGTGGCCGTGGATGTGACGGCTATAAAAGCGCTTAAGGAGGCGCTTCAAGAGTCGGAGGAGCGCTTTCGTACGCTAGCGGAGCAAACAGCGGCGGCCGTGTTGGTCTACCAAGGGGGGCGCATCGCTTATGCCAATCCGGCCTGTGAGCACGTCTTGGGATATCGGCTGGAGCATCTGCCGAGGCTGCGTTTTTGGCAAATCCTGCCTCCCGAAGAGCGAAAGCTCCTGCCCCTGCGGAAGCTAGCCCGCGGAGACGAGCTTCGCCTGCGGCACGCTGAACTGCGCGTAAGGGACGCCAACGGTCAGCTTCGGTGGGTTGATCTCACTGTCGGGCCCATATCCTGGCAAGGCAAGCCGGCTCTGATCTTTACGGCGCTGGATATAACGGATCGCAAGCGGGTCGAGGCGGAGCTTGCCCAACTTAACCGGGAGCTAGAGCGCCGTGTGCGCGAGCGCACCGCGGCGCTGGAGGCGGCTTTAAGAGAGTTAGAGGCCTTTAGCTACTCCGTATCGCATGACCTGCGCGCTCCGCTGCGGGCCATCGACGGCTTCAGTCAAGCCTTGTTGGAAGACTACGGGGATCGGTTCGATCCAGAGGCTCGGTATTATCTGGACCGTATTCGGGCCGGCGCGCAGCGCATGGGGCTGCTTATCGACGACCTGTTGCGGCTTTCCCGCATCAGCCGGGTCGAGCTCGTCCGGGAGCGGGTGCATCTGTCTGCTCTTGCGCGCGAGATCGCCGAGCTGCTACAGCAGTCCGATCCCCAGCGGGCCGTGCTCTGGAAGATCGCCGATGATCTCTTCGTCGAGGGCGATGCCGGCCTGCTGCGCCTGCTGTTGCAGAATCTGCTGGAGAACGCCTGGAAGTACACCCGAACGCGCCCCCAGGCCTATATAGAACTGGGGGTTTTACGGGGGTCTGGATCGCCGATCTACTACGTACGGGACAACGGGATAGGCTTTGATCCGGCTCAGGCGGAGCGCATCTTTCAGCCCTTTACGCGTCTGGAACCCGACTACGAGGGCACGGGCGTTGGGCTGGCCACGGTTGAACGGATCGTGCGCCGGCACGGCGGCCGCATCTGGGCCGAGGGCCGGCCCGGAGAGGGGGCGACGTTTTACTTTACGCTCGCCCCGGAGCCGTAG
- a CDS encoding 4-hydroxybutyrate CoA-transferase has product MSRWVSAEEAVSIVRSGHRVYIHSAAAAPRVLIEALVARASELRDVEIVHLHTEGPAPYADPAYARSFRVNALFVGANVRQAINEGRGDYVPIFLSEVPSLFRRGILPLDVALIHVSPPDRHGFCSLGVSVDATRAAVQSARYVIAQVNPQMPRTHGDGLIHVSQLYAMVEVDEPLPEVHPSPPTEIETRIGRYVAELVEDGATLQIGIGAIPNAVLAALKQHRDLGVHTEMFSDGVIDLVERGVITNAQKRVHPGKIVAGFVLGSRRLYDFVDDNPMVALLDIAYVNDTAVIRRNPKVTAINSAIEVDLTGQVCADSIGTYQYSGVGGQMDFIRGASLSEGGKPIIALPSVTSRGESRIVPYLKTGAGVVTTRAHVHYVVTEYGIANLYGKNLRQRAQALIQVAHPMHRDWLWKAMQERFKGTGL; this is encoded by the coding sequence ATGTCCCGCTGGGTTTCCGCAGAAGAGGCTGTCTCGATAGTGCGCTCCGGACATCGGGTCTATATCCACAGCGCGGCTGCTGCACCCCGGGTGCTCATCGAAGCCCTGGTGGCGCGAGCCTCTGAGTTGCGCGACGTCGAAATCGTGCACCTGCACACGGAAGGGCCCGCGCCGTATGCCGATCCGGCCTATGCGAGAAGTTTCCGCGTCAACGCCTTGTTCGTGGGGGCCAACGTCCGGCAAGCCATCAACGAGGGCCGAGGCGACTACGTGCCGATCTTTTTAAGCGAAGTCCCTAGCCTGTTTCGGCGAGGGATTTTACCGCTGGACGTGGCGCTCATCCACGTCTCCCCGCCGGATCGACATGGATTCTGCTCCTTGGGGGTCTCTGTAGACGCTACGCGCGCAGCCGTTCAGTCCGCCCGCTACGTCATCGCACAAGTCAACCCCCAGATGCCGCGCACACATGGCGACGGGCTCATCCACGTAAGTCAGCTATATGCCATGGTGGAGGTCGATGAGCCCCTTCCGGAGGTGCATCCCTCACCCCCGACGGAGATCGAGACCCGGATCGGCCGCTACGTGGCGGAGCTCGTCGAAGACGGAGCCACGCTGCAAATAGGCATCGGCGCCATCCCTAACGCCGTGCTTGCGGCCTTGAAGCAGCATCGGGACCTGGGCGTGCATACGGAGATGTTCTCCGACGGCGTGATCGATCTTGTGGAAAGGGGCGTGATCACAAACGCGCAAAAACGCGTACATCCCGGTAAGATCGTGGCCGGCTTCGTCCTGGGCAGCCGCCGGCTTTACGATTTCGTCGACGACAACCCCATGGTGGCCTTGTTGGATATCGCCTACGTAAACGACACGGCCGTCATCCGCCGCAACCCCAAGGTAACGGCCATCAACAGCGCCATCGAGGTCGATCTCACGGGCCAGGTCTGCGCCGATTCGATCGGCACCTATCAGTACTCCGGCGTGGGTGGACAGATGGACTTCATCCGGGGTGCTTCCCTATCGGAGGGGGGAAAACCTATCATCGCGCTGCCCTCCGTGACGAGCAGGGGAGAATCCCGGATCGTGCCCTACCTGAAAACGGGAGCCGGGGTGGTGACCACGCGCGCACATGTACACTACGTGGTCACGGAATACGGCATCGCCAACCTGTACGGGAAAAACCTGCGCCAGCGAGCTCAAGCGCTGATCCAGGTCGCCCATCCCATGCACCGAGATTGGCTCTGGAAGGCCATGCAGGAACGCTTTAAGGGCACAGGCTTGTAA
- a CDS encoding TRAP transporter small permease subunit: MRRLARLWAGIDKLSEIAGRIAYWAILLMVLVGTYNAAARYAGRALGRSLTSNAYLELQWYLFSVLFLLGASYALRHGAHVRVDVFYGRFSPRTRAWMELLGMLLFVLPFCASVLYFSWPSVLSSWRLREMSPDPGGLPRYPIKTVILVGFLLLGLQAIAEAIKRWAWLRGRATPWTPPRAGEGL; this comes from the coding sequence ATGCGGAGACTAGCGCGCCTCTGGGCCGGAATCGACAAGCTGAGCGAAATCGCGGGCCGGATCGCCTATTGGGCGATTCTTCTCATGGTGCTCGTGGGCACCTATAACGCCGCGGCCCGCTACGCGGGACGGGCTCTAGGAAGGAGCCTGACCTCCAACGCCTACCTGGAGCTGCAGTGGTACTTGTTTAGCGTGCTCTTTCTGCTGGGCGCCTCTTATGCGCTGCGGCACGGAGCGCATGTGCGGGTGGACGTCTTCTACGGCCGCTTCTCCCCCCGGACCCGAGCCTGGATGGAACTCCTCGGCATGCTGCTCTTTGTGCTGCCCTTCTGCGCGAGCGTGCTCTACTTCTCCTGGCCTTCGGTGCTGAGCTCCTGGCGGCTGCGCGAGATGTCCCCGGATCCCGGCGGGCTGCCCCGGTACCCCATTAAAACGGTCATCTTGGTCGGGTTTCTGCTGCTGGGCCTGCAGGCGATCGCAGAGGCGATCAAACGCTGGGCCTGGCTGCGGGGGCGCGCTACGCCGTGGACCCCGCCTCGGGCCGGAGAGGGCCTATGA
- a CDS encoding TRAP transporter large permease subunit yields the protein MNGDWLAPLMFLAALGLIFAGFPVAFALGGVALLFAFLGVELGYFDWHLLLAIPERIFGVMANYTLLAVPFFIFMGSVLERSGLAEDLLETIGRLFGPLRGGLALAVVFVGTLLAAATGVVGASVVAMGLISLPVMLRYRYDPRLATGVITASGTLGQIIPPSVVLIVLGDQMGISVGDLFLGALVPGLILAGLYALYVAAVALLRPSRAPALPPEARTLDGRALLLRALQVMAPPLALILVVLGGIFVGLATPTEAGALGATGALGLALLRGRLSRRALRESLDQTARLVAMVMMLLIGSTVFALVFRGLYGDVWIENLLTGLPGGRVGLLVVVNAAVFLLGFFLDFFEIAFIILPLIVPAAQALGIDLVWFGVMLGMNLQTSFLTPPFGFALFYLRGVTPPEVQTLDMYRGVVPFIGLQLVALLLVILFPELVLGLRR from the coding sequence ATGAACGGGGACTGGCTAGCCCCCCTTATGTTTCTAGCGGCGCTGGGGCTCATCTTCGCCGGCTTCCCTGTGGCCTTCGCGTTGGGGGGCGTAGCCCTGCTGTTCGCTTTTCTGGGGGTGGAACTGGGCTACTTCGATTGGCATCTGCTGCTGGCCATACCGGAGCGCATCTTCGGCGTGATGGCCAACTATACGCTTCTGGCCGTGCCGTTTTTCATTTTCATGGGCTCCGTCCTGGAGCGCTCCGGGTTGGCCGAGGACCTGCTGGAGACGATCGGCCGGCTCTTCGGCCCCCTGCGGGGCGGCCTGGCCCTGGCTGTGGTGTTCGTGGGCACCCTGCTGGCCGCCGCTACCGGAGTGGTGGGGGCCTCGGTGGTGGCCATGGGCTTGATCTCGCTGCCCGTTATGCTCCGCTACCGCTACGATCCGCGCCTGGCTACGGGCGTCATCACGGCTTCTGGCACCCTGGGGCAAATCATCCCTCCGAGCGTGGTGCTGATCGTGCTAGGCGATCAGATGGGCATCTCGGTGGGCGATCTCTTCCTGGGCGCGCTTGTACCCGGTCTCATCTTAGCCGGCCTATACGCCCTGTACGTGGCCGCGGTGGCCTTGCTGCGCCCCTCCAGGGCCCCGGCCTTGCCGCCAGAGGCGCGCACGCTCGACGGAAGAGCGCTCCTACTGCGCGCCCTTCAGGTCATGGCCCCTCCGCTTGCGCTCATCCTAGTTGTGCTGGGCGGCATCTTCGTGGGCTTGGCCACGCCAACGGAGGCCGGCGCTCTGGGCGCAACGGGCGCCTTGGGGCTAGCCTTGCTGCGGGGTCGACTCTCCCGGCGGGCCCTGCGCGAAAGCCTGGATCAGACGGCTCGGTTAGTGGCCATGGTCATGATGCTCCTTATCGGTTCGACGGTCTTCGCGCTCGTCTTTCGGGGCCTGTACGGAGACGTCTGGATCGAAAACCTGCTCACGGGCCTGCCGGGAGGCCGAGTGGGCCTGCTCGTGGTCGTGAACGCGGCCGTTTTCCTGTTGGGGTTCTTCCTGGATTTCTTCGAGATCGCCTTCATCATTTTGCCCCTGATCGTGCCCGCGGCCCAGGCCCTGGGCATCGATTTGGTCTGGTTTGGGGTCATGCTGGGCATGAACCTGCAAACGTCTTTCCTTACACCCCCGTTTGGTTTTGCGCTCTTCTACCTGCGCGGGGTGACCCCGCCGGAGGTGCAGACGCTGGACATGTATCGGGGTGTTGTGCCCTTTATCGGGCTGCAACTGGTGGCCCTTCTGCTTGTGATCTTGTTTCCGGAACTGGTCTTGGGGCTTCGCCGATGA
- a CDS encoding hydantoinase/oxoprolinase family protein, translated as MSYRIGIDIGGTFTDFVVYEPETGRLWTFKRFSTPSNPAQAVLEGLRAIGPGAHAIVHGSTVATNALLERKGARTAFVTTEGFRDLLHIGRQNREALYDLAARRTEPLVPRAWCFEVPERVGADGSILRALEDSALPGLVEALRRIRAESVAVCLLFSFLRPEHERRIGEALRAAGLRVTLSVEVLPEFREYERASTTVASAYVAPILDRYLSGLERALGAHSFRVMQSNGGLMRSEEARAQAVRCALSGPAGGVIGAQYVAALCGQTQLITLDMGGTSTDVSLLPGELPLTTEGAIGGLPIRVPILDIHTIGAGGGSIASVDPGGALRVGPQSAGADPGPACYGRGGTWATVTDAHVVLGRLVPERFLGGAFRLQQEAAAEALARLARALRLETPAGLSSAQAAAWGVLQVAHAHMERALRVISVERGYDPRDFVLVSFGGAGPLHAVELAQSLGIRRVLVPAYASVLSALGMLAADVRRDYVQTVMLPEQTAYGELARRFGPLLRRARQELRREGFFGSRMLLERYLEVRYVGQSYELRIPFSRSWRKAFDGAHRRAYGHADPTAPVEITNLRLHAVGLTTPPKLPELESAGPEPEPGALLEERPVVVERSLRVIPVYNGSALRPGNRLKGPALCVRPDTTVYLPPRSAAYVDRFGNLLVELP; from the coding sequence ATGAGCTACCGCATCGGCATCGACATCGGGGGCACGTTTACGGATTTCGTAGTCTACGAACCCGAAACGGGTCGGCTTTGGACGTTTAAGCGGTTTTCAACGCCCTCGAACCCCGCCCAGGCCGTGCTAGAGGGCCTGCGCGCGATCGGCCCGGGGGCGCATGCGATTGTGCACGGCTCGACCGTGGCCACAAACGCCCTGCTGGAGCGCAAGGGTGCTCGAACGGCCTTCGTCACCACCGAGGGCTTTCGGGACCTGCTGCACATCGGTCGGCAGAACCGGGAAGCCCTGTACGATCTGGCCGCCCGGCGGACAGAACCCCTTGTACCCCGAGCCTGGTGCTTTGAGGTGCCCGAGCGCGTCGGAGCCGACGGGAGCATCCTGCGGGCGCTTGAGGATTCCGCCTTGCCGGGCCTGGTTGAGGCGCTGCGCCGGATCCGCGCCGAATCCGTGGCCGTCTGCCTGCTGTTTTCGTTTCTGCGCCCCGAACACGAACGCCGCATAGGCGAAGCCCTCCGCGCGGCGGGGCTGCGGGTGACGCTTTCGGTCGAGGTGTTGCCGGAGTTTCGGGAATACGAACGCGCCAGCACCACGGTGGCGAGCGCCTACGTGGCCCCGATCTTGGATCGGTATCTAAGCGGCCTAGAGCGGGCCCTGGGGGCCCACTCCTTTCGTGTGATGCAATCCAACGGGGGCCTGATGCGCTCCGAGGAGGCGCGAGCGCAGGCGGTGCGCTGCGCGCTTTCGGGCCCGGCTGGCGGCGTAATCGGGGCCCAATACGTGGCGGCCCTGTGCGGACAAACGCAACTTATCACCCTCGACATGGGGGGCACCTCCACGGACGTGTCCCTGTTGCCGGGAGAGCTGCCCCTTACGACCGAGGGCGCGATCGGCGGCTTGCCCATTCGCGTGCCCATATTGGACATCCACACAATCGGCGCGGGGGGTGGCTCCATAGCCTCGGTCGATCCCGGGGGCGCTCTGCGCGTGGGCCCTCAGAGCGCAGGGGCCGATCCGGGTCCGGCTTGCTACGGGCGGGGCGGCACATGGGCCACGGTCACAGACGCGCACGTGGTGCTGGGGCGCCTAGTGCCCGAGCGCTTCCTGGGCGGCGCCTTTCGGCTTCAGCAAGAGGCGGCGGCCGAGGCGCTGGCGCGTCTGGCGCGCGCGCTGCGACTTGAGACGCCCGCTGGCCTCAGCTCCGCTCAGGCCGCCGCCTGGGGGGTGCTTCAGGTGGCCCATGCGCACATGGAGCGCGCCCTGCGCGTGATCTCGGTCGAACGCGGCTACGATCCGCGCGACTTTGTGCTCGTCTCCTTCGGGGGGGCTGGCCCTCTGCACGCGGTCGAACTAGCCCAGAGCCTGGGCATCCGGCGCGTGCTTGTGCCTGCCTACGCCTCGGTGCTTTCGGCCTTGGGGATGCTCGCGGCCGACGTGCGACGCGACTACGTGCAAACGGTGATGCTGCCGGAGCAAACCGCTTACGGAGAGCTTGCGCGTCGCTTCGGCCCCCTGTTGCGAAGGGCCCGCCAGGAGCTGCGTCGGGAGGGTTTCTTTGGATCCCGGATGCTGCTGGAGCGCTACCTGGAGGTGCGCTATGTGGGGCAAAGCTACGAGCTGCGCATCCCGTTTAGCCGATCCTGGCGCAAAGCCTTCGATGGAGCCCACAGGCGCGCCTACGGACACGCCGATCCGACGGCCCCGGTGGAGATCACCAACCTGCGCCTGCATGCGGTGGGCCTCACAACCCCTCCTAAATTGCCGGAGCTGGAGTCCGCAGGACCGGAGCCCGAGCCCGGGGCCTTGCTGGAGGAGCGTCCGGTCGTGGTGGAGCGCTCCCTTCGGGTGATCCCCGTTTACAATGGATCGGCCCTGCGGCCCGGAAACCGGCTCAAGGGCCCCGCCCTGTGCGTGCGCCCCGACACCACGGTATACCTACCGCCTCGGAGCGCAGCCTACGTGGACCGCTTCGGCAACCTGCTGGTGGAGCTACCGTGA